From the genome of Neomonachus schauinslandi chromosome 5, ASM220157v2, whole genome shotgun sequence, one region includes:
- the YAF2 gene encoding YY1-associated factor 2 isoform X4 yields MGDKKSPTRPKRQPKPSSDEGYWDCSVCTFRNSAEAFKCMMCDVRKGTSTRDSKEGGKLLSYSTASLGVRGTLRNRVGGGSSEEKKQAEYLAPGRRRNIVHRGVGPGQRSGPSLKEA; encoded by the exons ATGGGAGACAAGAAGAGCCCGACCAG GCCGAAGCGGCAGCCGAAGCCGTCCTCGGATGAGGGTTACTGGGACTGTAGCGTCTGCACCTTCCGGAACAGCGCCGAGGCCTTCAAGTGCATGATGTGCGATGTGCGGAAGGGCACCTCCACCCG GGACAGCAAGGAAGGGGGGAAGCTGTTGTCCTACTCCACAGCCAGTCTTGGGGTTAGAGGAACCCTAAGAAATAGAGTAGGTGGTGGCAGCtcagaagagaagaaacaggCTGAATACCTGGCACCTGGAAGAAGAAGGAATATAGTGCACAGGGGAGTTGGCCCAGGACAGAGAAGTGGGCCTAGTTTAAAAGAGGCTTGA